The following are encoded together in the Desulfofundulus luciae genome:
- the nrdD gene encoding anaerobic ribonucleoside-triphosphate reductase, protein MFKVIRKRDGREVPFDETKITDAIFKAARAVGGEDRQTAMELTIEVLKMLKKKYNGQVFGVEDVQDVVEKVLIEAGHARTAKAYILYRDKRTRIREAKGDLMDAVEEILAETNRENANVGNSPSAKMLQIASAASKKYYLTRLLDEDFSNAHMRGDIHIHDLDWYAKTLNCLQLPLDRLLSEGFNTGHGYIRPPKRPTSATALAAIILQSSQNDMFGGQSFPFFDRQMAPFVEDSDENETFQAMEALVYNLNSMHSRAGSQVPFSSINLGTDTSEAGRKVTRNLLLAYEAGLGRGENPIFPNIIFRVQKGVNFEPGDPNYDLFQLAIRVASKRLNPSFAFMDSSFNRPYGDQVAYMGCRSRVMANRRGPEVTPGRGNLSFTTINLPRLGIKAERNLKRFYGLLSEVMDLAIRQLYHRFRVQARLKVKDMPFVMGQGIYLGSEGLKEDDCIEPAIVNGTLAVGFIGLAEALVALTGRHHGQSEESQALGQEIVAFMRRRIDEACEEYDLNYTLLATPAEGLSGRFVHIDRREFGIIPGVTDREYYTNSFHIPVYYPISSFEKISLEGPYHKYCNAGHISYVEMASPPVHNPEAVETLIRHMAASDMGYAAINFPVDFCTSCNLMGVINENNCPRCGSAAIRRVRRITGYLSTVDRFNDSKVAELNDRLPHSLS, encoded by the coding sequence TTGTTCAAGGTTATCCGCAAACGGGATGGGCGGGAAGTGCCCTTCGATGAGACCAAAATTACCGATGCCATCTTTAAGGCCGCCCGGGCGGTAGGGGGTGAGGACCGCCAGACGGCCATGGAGCTCACCATCGAGGTCCTCAAAATGCTCAAGAAGAAGTACAACGGCCAGGTCTTCGGCGTGGAAGATGTCCAGGACGTGGTGGAAAAGGTGCTCATTGAAGCCGGTCATGCCCGCACGGCCAAGGCCTACATCCTCTACCGGGACAAGCGAACCCGCATCCGGGAAGCCAAGGGTGATTTAATGGATGCGGTGGAGGAAATCCTGGCGGAAACCAACCGGGAAAATGCCAATGTGGGCAATTCCCCCTCGGCCAAAATGTTGCAGATTGCCAGCGCAGCCAGCAAGAAGTATTACCTCACCCGCCTTCTGGACGAGGATTTTTCCAATGCCCATATGCGGGGAGACATCCACATCCACGATCTCGACTGGTACGCCAAAACCTTGAACTGCCTGCAACTGCCCCTGGACAGGCTCTTAAGTGAAGGCTTTAATACCGGTCACGGGTATATCCGGCCTCCGAAACGGCCCACCTCGGCTACGGCCCTGGCGGCAATCATTTTGCAGAGTTCACAAAACGATATGTTCGGCGGACAGTCCTTCCCCTTCTTTGACCGGCAAATGGCTCCTTTTGTGGAAGATTCCGATGAGAACGAGACATTCCAGGCCATGGAAGCCCTGGTGTACAACCTCAACTCCATGCACTCCCGGGCGGGGAGCCAGGTGCCGTTTTCCAGCATCAACCTGGGCACCGATACTTCCGAGGCCGGGCGCAAGGTAACCCGCAACTTGCTTTTAGCCTATGAGGCCGGGCTGGGGCGGGGAGAAAACCCCATTTTCCCCAATATCATTTTCCGTGTACAGAAGGGGGTCAACTTTGAACCCGGGGACCCGAACTATGATCTGTTCCAGTTAGCCATTCGGGTAGCCAGCAAACGGTTGAATCCTTCCTTTGCCTTTATGGATTCTTCTTTCAACCGTCCTTACGGAGATCAGGTGGCCTATATGGGCTGCCGCAGCCGGGTGATGGCCAACCGGCGGGGCCCGGAGGTCACGCCGGGTAGGGGGAACCTGTCCTTCACCACGATCAACCTGCCCCGGCTGGGCATAAAGGCTGAGCGAAATCTCAAGCGGTTCTATGGGCTTTTGTCGGAGGTCATGGACCTGGCAATCAGGCAGCTTTACCATCGCTTCCGGGTGCAGGCCAGGCTCAAGGTCAAGGACATGCCCTTTGTCATGGGGCAGGGCATTTACCTGGGTTCGGAGGGGCTGAAGGAGGACGATTGTATCGAGCCGGCCATCGTCAACGGCACCCTGGCAGTGGGCTTTATCGGCCTGGCCGAAGCCCTGGTGGCTTTAACCGGGCGGCATCACGGCCAAAGCGAGGAATCCCAGGCCCTCGGCCAGGAGATTGTGGCCTTTATGCGCCGGCGTATTGATGAGGCCTGTGAGGAATATGACCTGAACTATACCCTGCTGGCCACACCGGCCGAGGGGCTTTCCGGGCGGTTTGTGCACATAGACCGGCGGGAGTTCGGCATTATTCCCGGGGTGACGGACCGGGAATATTACACCAACTCTTTCCATATACCGGTGTACTACCCCATCAGCAGCTTTGAGAAAATCAGTCTGGAAGGACCCTACCATAAATACTGCAATGCCGGACACATCAGCTATGTGGAAATGGCCTCGCCACCGGTACATAACCCCGAGGCGGTGGAAACCCTTATCCGCCACATGGCGGCCAGCGACATGGGTTATGCGGCCATTAACTTCCCGGTGGATTTCTGTACCAGCTGCAACTTAATGGGCGTAATCAACGAAAATAATTGCCCCCGCTGCGGCTCGGCAGCCATCCGGCGGGTGCGGCGGATTACCGGTTACCTTTCCACCGTGGACCGCTTCAACGACAGCAAGGTGGCGGAATTAAACGACCGTTTGCCCCACAGCCTGAGTTAG
- the nrdR gene encoding transcriptional regulator NrdR, whose protein sequence is MRCPFCGFSESRVLDSRSAEDGYSIRRRRECAGCARRFTTYERVDELPLVVVKKDGRREVFNRKKLLAGLVKACQKRPVSMAALEALVDEVERTLRSTAELEVSSRQIGEMIMERLRVLDGVAYVRFASVYREFRDVQEFLREIQRLSETT, encoded by the coding sequence GTGCGCTGTCCCTTTTGCGGTTTTTCGGAAAGCCGGGTGCTGGATTCCCGCTCGGCGGAAGACGGGTATTCCATCCGCCGCCGGAGGGAATGCGCGGGATGCGCCCGGCGGTTTACCACTTACGAGCGGGTGGATGAGCTTCCCCTGGTGGTGGTAAAAAAGGACGGCCGGCGGGAGGTATTCAATCGCAAAAAACTCCTGGCCGGGCTGGTCAAGGCCTGTCAAAAGCGCCCCGTATCCATGGCCGCCCTGGAGGCCCTGGTGGACGAGGTGGAGCGAACATTGCGCAGCACGGCTGAGCTGGAGGTTTCCAGCCGGCAAATCGGCGAAATGATTATGGAACGGCTGCGTGTCCTGGATGGAGTGGCTTATGTGCGCTTTGCCTCGGTATACCGGGAGTTCCGGGATGTGCAGGAATTTTTGCGGGAAATCCAGCGCCTATCCGAAACGACGTAA
- a CDS encoding YlmC/YmxH family sporulation protein, translating into MVKVSDLRMREVINIADGRRMGPIKDIDIDLEQGRISAIILPAQGSRLLGLFGREEEIVVPWHKIKKIGLDVILIDLRDVTGVRPEPGFPGNGKERYF; encoded by the coding sequence ATGGTAAAGGTATCGGATTTGCGCATGCGGGAAGTAATTAACATTGCCGACGGGCGCCGTATGGGGCCGATTAAGGATATTGACATTGACCTGGAACAGGGACGCATCAGCGCCATCATTCTGCCCGCTCAGGGAAGTCGCCTTTTAGGGTTATTCGGCCGGGAAGAGGAAATTGTGGTCCCCTGGCACAAGATTAAAAAGATCGGCCTGGATGTAATCCTGATCGATTTGCGGGATGTTACCGGCGTGCGACCCGAACCAGGTTTCCCGGGCAACGGGAAAGAACGTTATTTCTAA
- the spoIIR gene encoding stage II sporulation protein R, giving the protein MLSRRRIGFWVAGVLAVALLACWGLQRAAMVNPYHPDHLIRFHVIANSNSPADQALKFRVRDVLVQAMTPRFQQARNIEEARIIARTNLDYMEQLARQAIRDAGADYPVTVSLGHYRFPAKTYHVANASPGKVHDLTLPAGEYEAVRVVIGRGAGANWWCVLFPPLCFVDFHNSAGPCAGKRENPPRLGTGLKCDPAKERPEQKTRSPADEGREGELDAAAGSKAEPAFKWTGPPAVATLAPAHRAGEDEGVLLKANSSDGTPVEFRLRILDFFTSAQGWLDRLWSAQHSPFSVNYAGD; this is encoded by the coding sequence ATGCTCTCGCGAAGGCGGATCGGCTTTTGGGTTGCGGGTGTACTGGCGGTGGCGCTGCTGGCCTGCTGGGGCTTGCAGCGGGCTGCCATGGTTAACCCCTACCATCCCGATCACCTGATCCGCTTCCATGTGATTGCCAACAGCAATTCGCCTGCCGACCAAGCGCTGAAATTCCGGGTGCGGGATGTGCTTGTCCAGGCCATGACCCCTCGCTTCCAGCAGGCCCGCAATATTGAAGAAGCCAGGATCATCGCCCGGACCAACCTGGATTACATGGAACAACTGGCCAGGCAGGCAATCCGCGACGCCGGGGCGGACTACCCTGTCACCGTTTCCCTTGGTCACTACCGGTTTCCGGCGAAAACCTATCACGTGGCTAATGCTAGCCCGGGGAAAGTTCACGACCTGACCCTGCCCGCCGGTGAGTATGAAGCGGTGCGGGTGGTCATCGGCCGGGGTGCCGGGGCGAACTGGTGGTGCGTGTTGTTCCCGCCCCTATGTTTTGTAGATTTTCACAATTCTGCCGGACCTTGTGCCGGTAAACGGGAAAACCCGCCCCGTTTGGGCACCGGGTTGAAGTGTGATCCGGCTAAAGAAAGGCCGGAGCAAAAAACTCGGTCTCCGGCGGATGAAGGCAGAGAAGGGGAACTGGATGCCGCGGCGGGTTCAAAAGCGGAGCCGGCTTTTAAATGGACCGGGCCCCCCGCCGTAGCCACCCTGGCTCCCGCCCACCGGGCCGGTGAAGATGAGGGTGTTCTTTTAAAAGCGAATTCCTCCGACGGTACGCCCGTGGAATTTCGCTTGCGCATCCTGGACTTCTTTACCAGTGCGCAGGGCTGGTTGGATCGTCTCTGGAGTGCCCAGCACTCACCGTTTTCAGTTAACTACGCAGGAGATTAA
- the sigG gene encoding RNA polymerase sporulation sigma factor SigG codes for MLVNKVEISGVNTSKLPLLTGAQMRQLFEAMHNGDQEARTQLINGNLRLVLSVIQRFTNRGEYVDDLFQVGCIGLMKAIDNFDLSQNVKFSTYAVPMIIGEIRRYLRDNNSIRVSRSLRDIAYKALQVRDNLVNKYSREPSINEIAGELKLPREEIVFALDAIQEPVSLFEPIYHDGGDPIFVMDQIKDEKNHDHNWLEGIAIRDALRRLSDREKLILTLRFYEGKTQMEVAEEIGISQAQVSRLEKAALNNMRKYL; via the coding sequence ATGCTGGTGAACAAGGTAGAGATCAGCGGTGTGAACACCTCGAAACTCCCCCTGCTCACGGGGGCCCAGATGCGCCAGTTGTTCGAAGCAATGCACAACGGAGACCAGGAAGCCCGAACCCAGTTGATTAACGGTAACCTGCGCTTGGTCCTTTCGGTAATCCAGCGGTTTACCAACCGCGGTGAATATGTGGACGATCTCTTTCAGGTAGGTTGCATCGGATTGATGAAGGCGATCGATAATTTTGACCTCTCCCAGAACGTTAAGTTTTCCACCTACGCTGTTCCCATGATCATTGGTGAAATCCGCCGTTACTTAAGGGACAACAATTCCATTCGTGTAAGCCGTTCTTTAAGGGATATTGCCTATAAAGCCCTGCAGGTAAGAGACAACCTGGTCAACAAGTATTCCCGGGAACCGTCGATCAATGAAATTGCCGGCGAACTGAAGCTACCCCGGGAAGAAATTGTTTTTGCCCTGGATGCCATCCAGGAACCCGTTTCCCTGTTTGAACCCATCTATCATGACGGCGGGGACCCCATTTTTGTCATGGACCAGATTAAGGACGAAAAGAACCACGACCATAACTGGCTGGAAGGTATCGCCATTAGGGATGCCTTGAGAAGGTTGAGCGACCGGGAAAAGTTGATTCTCACCTTGCGTTTTTACGAGGGGAAAACCCAGATGGAGGTGGCGGAAGAGATCGGCATTTCCCAGGCCCAGGTATCCCGCCTGGAAAAAGCCGCTTTAAATAACATGCGCAAGTATTTATAG
- the sigE gene encoding RNA polymerase sporulation sigma factor SigE has translation MSLPKIVQLKWYYRLLLIRLAAWLGYQREIHYVGSSEALPPPLSTDEESFLINKLEAGDNAVRTVLIERNLRLVVYIARKFENTGVGIEDLVSIGTIGLIKAVNTFDPAKKIKLATYASRCIENEILMYLRRNNKTRAEVSFDEPLNIDWEGNELLLSDVLGTENDIIYKYIEEEIDKKLLYMALNKLSGRERKIMELRFGLNNGVEKTQKEVADLLGISQSYISRLEKRIIKRLKKEMHRLE, from the coding sequence ATGTCTTTGCCGAAAATTGTGCAACTGAAATGGTATTACCGCTTGCTACTGATCAGGCTGGCGGCCTGGTTGGGCTACCAGCGGGAAATCCATTATGTAGGCAGCAGCGAGGCACTCCCGCCACCCCTTTCCACCGATGAAGAGTCCTTTTTGATTAACAAGCTGGAGGCCGGGGATAATGCCGTGCGTACCGTGCTTATTGAACGCAACCTGCGTCTGGTAGTGTATATAGCCCGCAAGTTTGAAAATACCGGCGTGGGGATAGAGGACCTGGTTTCCATTGGAACCATTGGGCTGATCAAGGCGGTAAACACCTTTGACCCCGCAAAAAAAATCAAGCTGGCCACCTATGCTTCCCGCTGCATTGAAAACGAAATCCTCATGTACCTGCGGCGCAACAATAAAACCCGGGCCGAGGTATCCTTTGACGAACCACTGAACATTGATTGGGAGGGCAACGAGCTATTGCTTTCCGATGTACTGGGTACGGAAAACGACATTATCTATAAATACATTGAGGAAGAGATAGATAAAAAGCTTTTATATATGGCCCTGAACAAATTGAGCGGCCGGGAGCGCAAGATTATGGAACTTCGTTTTGGTTTGAACAACGGGGTGGAAAAGACTCAGAAGGAGGTAGCCGATTTACTGGGTATTTCCCAGTCCTACATTTCGCGGTTGGAAAAAAGGATTATCAAGCGCCTTAAGAAAGAAATGCACCGGCTGGAATAG
- the spoIIGA gene encoding sigma-E processing peptidase SpoIIGA has product MHGQVGVGLMTGYVVYVDQVLAGNLLLNYILLWTAGRLSQVRATLFRLVLSSALGSIYALFFFVPGFNQLFSLPLKIFFSCLMIVIAFAPLPLKRLLACLVFFYLSSFTLGGIWLGFIYLLYSNSDFASAANRILRIIQQYFWPGLLLALLTLVGGGRVLALLMRSRLEQQAHRVALVVEVEGQRVEVSGLLDTGNSLRDPLTGYPVIVVEYTALLPILPPAVRQIFEEPGDSGDPSLLATLAGTDWPARLCLIPFRSVGQEQGILIGIRPDRVEILQKGGSTGVQQVVVGICRHSLGSYQALVPPALVRAA; this is encoded by the coding sequence GTGCACGGCCAGGTGGGAGTGGGCTTGATGACCGGTTACGTCGTCTATGTGGATCAGGTCCTGGCAGGCAATTTGCTCCTCAACTATATTCTATTATGGACGGCCGGGCGACTATCACAGGTGAGGGCAACTTTGTTCCGGCTGGTATTATCCAGTGCCCTGGGCAGTATATACGCTTTGTTCTTCTTTGTTCCGGGCTTTAACCAGTTATTTAGCTTACCTTTGAAAATTTTCTTTTCGTGCTTGATGATCGTGATAGCCTTTGCTCCTTTGCCCCTGAAAAGACTGCTCGCCTGTCTGGTTTTTTTTTACTTATCTTCTTTTACTCTGGGAGGCATCTGGCTAGGTTTTATTTATCTTCTCTATTCTAATAGCGATTTTGCCTCCGCCGCGAACCGGATATTGCGCATTATCCAGCAGTATTTCTGGCCCGGCCTGTTGCTAGCTCTTTTAACCCTGGTGGGGGGAGGGCGTGTACTGGCCCTGTTGATGCGGTCGCGGTTGGAGCAGCAGGCCCACCGGGTGGCCCTGGTGGTGGAAGTAGAAGGGCAGCGGGTAGAGGTGAGTGGCCTGTTGGATACGGGTAACAGTTTAAGGGACCCCCTTACCGGTTACCCGGTGATTGTCGTGGAGTACACCGCCTTGCTGCCCATATTGCCCCCGGCGGTGAGGCAAATTTTTGAGGAACCGGGGGATTCCGGCGACCCTTCCCTGCTGGCGACCCTGGCCGGAACTGACTGGCCGGCCCGCCTCTGTTTAATTCCCTTCCGCTCCGTGGGCCAGGAGCAGGGAATTTTGATTGGTATTCGGCCGGACCGGGTGGAAATTCTCCAAAAAGGTGGTAGTACCGGGGTTCAACAGGTAGTTGTGGGTATTTGCAGGCATTCATTAGGAAGTTACCAGGCACTGGTACCTCCGGCACTGGTCAGGGCAGCTTGA
- the ftsZ gene encoding cell division protein FtsZ — MLDFELENNQFANIKVIGVGGAGNNAVNRMIMAGLRGVEFIAVNTDAQALQLAQTSNKIQIGAKLTKGLGAGANPEIGQKAAEESRDDIIQALKGADMVFVTAGMGGGTGTGAAPVVAEVAKELGALTVGVVTKPFTFEGRKRMNQAEMGIQNLKGKVDTLITIPNDRLLQVIDKHTSIVEAFRIADDVLRQGVQGISDLIAVPGLINLDFADVKTIMKDTGSALMGIGVASGENRATEAARMAISSPLLETSIEGARGVLLNITGGTSLGLFEVNEAAEIISQAADPEANIIFGAVIDERMEDEVRVTVIATGFDQKVVKKERAKDELEIKPFASHDDLDIPAFLRRRN; from the coding sequence ATGCTTGACTTTGAGCTTGAAAACAACCAGTTTGCCAATATTAAGGTCATCGGAGTGGGAGGGGCTGGCAACAACGCCGTTAACCGGATGATTATGGCCGGTTTGCGGGGAGTGGAGTTCATTGCCGTTAACACCGATGCCCAGGCTCTCCAATTGGCCCAAACCAGCAATAAAATCCAGATCGGGGCCAAGTTAACCAAAGGGCTGGGTGCCGGTGCCAATCCGGAGATTGGGCAGAAGGCGGCTGAAGAGAGCCGGGATGATATCATCCAGGCTTTAAAGGGGGCAGACATGGTTTTTGTTACTGCCGGTATGGGTGGTGGTACCGGTACCGGAGCGGCGCCGGTGGTGGCTGAGGTGGCCAAGGAACTGGGTGCTTTGACTGTAGGGGTGGTGACCAAGCCTTTCACCTTCGAAGGAAGAAAGAGGATGAACCAGGCAGAGATGGGTATTCAGAACCTTAAGGGCAAGGTGGATACCCTGATCACCATTCCCAACGATCGCCTGTTGCAGGTTATTGACAAGCATACCTCCATTGTAGAGGCTTTTCGCATAGCTGACGATGTTCTGCGCCAGGGCGTGCAGGGCATTTCGGACCTGATTGCCGTTCCCGGTTTGATCAACCTGGATTTTGCCGATGTGAAGACAATCATGAAGGATACCGGTTCCGCCCTCATGGGTATCGGGGTGGCCAGCGGCGAGAACCGGGCTACCGAGGCGGCCCGCATGGCCATTTCCAGCCCGTTGCTGGAAACCTCCATCGAAGGGGCCAGGGGCGTGCTGTTAAACATTACCGGCGGTACCTCCCTGGGTCTCTTTGAGGTAAATGAGGCGGCGGAAATTATCTCCCAGGCCGCCGATCCCGAAGCCAACATTATTTTTGGTGCGGTCATCGATGAGCGTATGGAAGATGAAGTGCGGGTAACGGTCATTGCTACCGGTTTTGATCAAAAAGTGGTTAAAAAAGAACGGGCTAAAGATGAGTTGGAAATTAAGCCCTTCGCCAGCCACGACGACCTGGACATTCCTGCCTTTTTACGCCGCCGCAATTAA
- the ftsA gene encoding cell division protein FtsA, with protein MTGKEVVAGLDVGTSSMVAVVARVADPGRAVGVGWCPSLGMRKGIVIDVEGAAQAVRRAVEMAQEAARCRIGTICVGFSGHGVNVLTRHADITIGHGGKITTGDVADLIQILRQVEVPAGRRVLQVVPVEFMIDGMPKRDNPVGCTGSKLSLEARVVTVDSQMVGQLVTAVESAGLRVAEVVLNPLVVAQGVLSTVERELGAALVDLGGGTTAVTVFKSGTLMDMTVIPVGGEHITSDLAIGVRTSLDAAEKVKREIGLFPQETVFVELPSMGGLASRRASLATIRQIIESRVLEILDLIKQSIARLTRGKALPGGVVLTGGGSFLKGLTDLASRVLQLPVRVATTEPDWQAARFLARHAAAWVAGRENHRLAMAAGEFRFGPRGVRQIFAHLRRSYPHGSGTDG; from the coding sequence TTGACTGGAAAGGAAGTTGTGGCCGGCCTGGATGTGGGTACGTCCAGTATGGTGGCGGTGGTGGCCCGGGTTGCCGATCCCGGACGGGCAGTCGGAGTGGGCTGGTGTCCATCCCTGGGCATGCGCAAGGGTATAGTTATTGACGTAGAAGGGGCAGCCCAGGCGGTGCGGCGGGCCGTGGAGATGGCCCAGGAGGCTGCAAGATGCAGGATCGGTACTATCTGCGTGGGTTTTTCCGGCCACGGCGTAAATGTGCTCACCAGACATGCCGATATAACTATTGGTCACGGTGGAAAAATTACCACCGGTGATGTGGCTGACCTGATACAAATTCTGAGGCAAGTGGAGGTCCCTGCCGGAAGGCGGGTTTTGCAGGTAGTGCCGGTGGAATTTATGATTGACGGTATGCCCAAAAGGGATAACCCCGTCGGGTGTACAGGTTCCAAACTATCCCTGGAAGCACGGGTGGTAACTGTAGACAGTCAAATGGTAGGACAGCTGGTTACCGCCGTAGAATCGGCGGGACTCCGGGTGGCGGAGGTTGTATTAAACCCACTGGTGGTGGCGCAGGGAGTTTTGAGTACCGTTGAGAGGGAACTTGGCGCGGCTCTGGTGGATTTAGGCGGTGGAACTACGGCCGTCACAGTCTTCAAAAGTGGGACCCTTATGGATATGACCGTTATTCCCGTGGGTGGGGAACATATTACCAGCGACCTGGCTATTGGAGTGAGAACTTCCCTGGATGCAGCCGAAAAGGTGAAGCGCGAGATCGGCCTCTTCCCACAAGAAACAGTTTTTGTAGAATTACCCAGCATGGGTGGCCTGGCCTCCCGGCGGGCCAGCCTGGCTACCATCAGGCAGATTATCGAATCCAGGGTGCTGGAGATTTTGGATCTAATTAAGCAAAGCATTGCCAGGCTCACCCGGGGGAAGGCGTTGCCCGGGGGGGTTGTACTCACCGGCGGCGGCTCCTTTCTAAAAGGATTGACCGATCTGGCCTCCCGGGTTTTGCAGTTGCCTGTCCGGGTAGCTACAACGGAACCGGACTGGCAGGCTGCCCGTTTTTTGGCCAGACATGCGGCCGCATGGGTAGCCGGGCGGGAAAACCACAGGCTGGCGATGGCAGCCGGGGAGTTCCGGTTCGGGCCGCGGGGAGTAAGACAGATTTTTGCCCACTTACGCCGGAGTTACCCTCATGGAAGCGGTACTGACGGTTAA
- a CDS encoding small basic family protein, with protein sequence MWLGIWLAVAGLVLGVLLGLNIPLVLPQVYAKYLSVAALAALDSVFGGIRAAMEDQFDNTVFISGFFSNALLAAGLAFIGERLGIDLYLAAVVAFGVRLFQNLAIIRRHLFEKLK encoded by the coding sequence ATGTGGTTAGGTATCTGGCTGGCCGTTGCCGGTTTGGTTCTGGGAGTGCTGCTGGGGCTTAATATCCCCCTGGTGTTGCCACAGGTTTACGCCAAGTATCTTTCCGTGGCGGCGCTAGCGGCCCTGGACTCGGTTTTTGGAGGCATCCGGGCAGCCATGGAGGACCAGTTTGATAACACCGTTTTCATTTCCGGTTTCTTCAGTAATGCCCTGCTGGCTGCCGGTCTGGCCTTCATTGGAGAACGCCTGGGGATCGATCTTTATTTAGCCGCCGTGGTGGCCTTCGGGGTGCGGCTGTTTCAAAACCTGGCCATTATCCGGCGCCACCTTTTTGAAAAATTAAAATAA
- a CDS encoding DUF881 domain-containing protein: MKLSTYLSLGLVALVLGVLIVFQFRVTRHIEQGVPAGRAQELALELRQLEKDKSKLGAEANDLSLKLEQVTRGQTEAEKALKDELAKARLLAGLVPVTGPGIELTLDNPPQQAGGRGPASLYAIRDEDLLRVINELRGAGAEALSINGQRIVAHTEIRWAAPFINVNLTRIVPPYHILAIGKPDNLKSALEIPGGLVEYLQDLGVQVKIQPYDRLTIPGYSRTTEFRYAKPVVKG, encoded by the coding sequence ATGAAGCTGTCCACGTATCTATCCCTCGGATTGGTGGCCCTGGTTTTGGGTGTACTTATTGTTTTCCAGTTCCGGGTTACCAGGCACATTGAACAGGGTGTTCCGGCCGGCCGGGCGCAGGAGCTGGCCCTGGAACTGCGCCAGCTGGAAAAGGACAAGAGCAAACTTGGGGCCGAGGCCAATGACTTAAGTCTTAAACTGGAACAGGTTACCCGGGGGCAAACCGAAGCAGAGAAGGCCCTCAAGGATGAGCTGGCCAAAGCCAGGTTGCTGGCCGGTTTGGTTCCCGTTACCGGGCCCGGGATTGAGTTAACCCTGGACAATCCTCCCCAGCAGGCCGGTGGACGGGGGCCCGCCAGCCTTTATGCCATCCGGGACGAGGACCTCTTGCGGGTGATCAATGAACTACGGGGTGCGGGGGCCGAGGCCCTTTCCATTAACGGCCAGCGCATAGTGGCCCACACTGAAATTCGCTGGGCCGCCCCCTTTATTAATGTTAATTTGACTAGAATAGTGCCGCCATACCATATCCTGGCCATTGGCAAGCCGGACAATTTAAAAAGCGCCCTGGAAATTCCCGGCGGGCTGGTGGAGTACTTGCAGGATCTGGGGGTCCAGGTAAAGATCCAGCCCTATGACCGGCTTACCATCCCGGGTTATTCCCGCACGACGGAGTTTCGCTATGCCAAACCAGTGGTAAAAGGGTGA
- a CDS encoding DUF881 domain-containing protein, whose translation MKSRGFHWALVLVGLVMGLMLAVQFRLTKDIQETPPVKQTQTLAAQVNQARKERDDLQRRVSDLRARLDEVAADPRLKALKEELNRVRITAGLVDVTGPGVEVTLNDSNQVLQPGQNPNLYVLHDEDVLKVINELKAAGAEAIAINGQRMLATSEIRCIGPTILTNRNQRLTPPFVVSAIGNPDNLVNSLLMRGGVVEQLRFWGIQVEVKKVAQLTVPAYTGGVRFEYARPLEEGGKQ comes from the coding sequence GTGAAAAGCAGGGGATTTCACTGGGCGTTGGTCCTGGTGGGGCTGGTCATGGGTCTGATGCTGGCGGTGCAGTTTCGTTTGACCAAGGATATCCAGGAAACGCCCCCCGTTAAACAAACGCAAACCCTGGCTGCCCAGGTTAATCAAGCTAGAAAGGAACGGGATGATCTCCAGAGACGGGTTAGTGACCTGCGGGCCCGCCTGGATGAAGTGGCGGCCGATCCCCGCTTAAAGGCGTTAAAAGAGGAATTGAACCGGGTGCGTATTACGGCCGGCCTGGTAGATGTTACCGGGCCGGGGGTGGAAGTAACTTTAAATGACAGCAACCAGGTTTTGCAGCCGGGACAAAATCCAAACCTTTATGTTTTACACGATGAGGATGTGCTGAAAGTTATCAACGAGTTAAAGGCCGCCGGGGCCGAGGCCATAGCCATCAACGGGCAGCGCATGCTGGCCACCAGTGAAATACGCTGTATCGGCCCGACCATTTTAACCAACCGCAACCAGCGCCTGACCCCCCCTTTTGTCGTCTCGGCCATTGGTAATCCCGATAATTTAGTTAATTCCCTGCTAATGCGGGGAGGGGTAGTGGAGCAACTGCGCTTTTGGGGTATACAGGTGGAGGTTAAAAAAGTAGCGCAACTAACCGTGCCGGCCTATACGGGAGGGGTGCGCTTTGAGTATGCCCGCCCGCTGGAGGAGGGAGGAAAACAATGA